Proteins co-encoded in one Schistocerca cancellata isolate TAMUIC-IGC-003103 chromosome 5, iqSchCanc2.1, whole genome shotgun sequence genomic window:
- the LOC126187311 gene encoding mediator of RNA polymerase II transcription subunit 15-like produces MDVIEFLERNQTMLWRSPACRLVTIMELEDTIQRYGTLTTMSSPEIENYMFQRAGSQIEYMELLARFVFHIGEFTKLKRRGMAGSDGGAAQTPLDPINLMLEWPRRDYTYLRPSNYL; encoded by the exons ATGGATGTGATCGAATTTTTAGAGAGAAATCAGACAATGTTGTGGCGCTCGCCAGCGTGTCGACTGGTTACTATTATGGAACT TGAAGATACGATTCAAAGATATGGTACATTAACCACAATGAGCAGTCCTGAAATAGAGAACTATATGTTCCAAAGAGCAGGATCACAG ATTGAATATATGGAGTTACTTGCAAGATTTGTTTTTCATATCGGAGAATTTA CTAAACTGAAAAGACGGGGGATGGCTGGCTCTGATGGAGGAGCAGCACAAACACCACTGGATCCCATAAATCTAATGTTAGAATGGCCAAGGCGAGATTACACTTATTTAAG GCCCAGTAATTACCTCTGA